Proteins from one Anaerosoma tenue genomic window:
- a CDS encoding peptidoglycan-binding domain-containing protein encodes MLKPISQGDRGAAVEDVQKRLLMLGFDLGPTGIDGVFLGATLTAVRRFQREHELSEDGVVGDETWSALVDATFRLGDRLLYLRIPYFHGADVSVLQGALNVLGFACGPPDGIFGAYTERAVGEFQSNVGLPRDGIAGPETVRAIEQLHHVWQGKDPGAPAALPVAAARAAEALGRARLVLVWEGQGARAIAERVANLALAAEPTAQVEVLETAERVSAAAGSLTVRLCTGPEVSPAEGMPVVSVHAGAGAEGRFVAAFGALGERREVCVSLPDGAHSDERSAQSVAVRILDGLCAVLSARSGSVVR; translated from the coding sequence GTGCTGAAGCCGATCTCACAAGGTGACCGGGGCGCCGCAGTCGAGGATGTGCAGAAGCGGTTGCTGATGCTCGGCTTCGATCTCGGCCCTACCGGCATAGACGGCGTCTTCCTGGGCGCGACGCTGACGGCCGTGAGGCGGTTCCAGCGAGAGCACGAGCTGTCCGAGGACGGTGTCGTCGGTGACGAGACGTGGTCCGCGCTCGTGGACGCCACATTCCGGCTCGGGGACCGGCTGCTGTACCTCAGGATCCCGTACTTCCACGGCGCCGACGTGTCTGTGCTGCAGGGCGCCCTCAACGTGCTCGGTTTCGCCTGCGGGCCTCCCGACGGCATCTTCGGCGCGTACACGGAGCGCGCGGTGGGCGAGTTCCAGTCGAACGTGGGCCTTCCGCGCGACGGCATCGCCGGTCCGGAGACCGTCCGTGCGATCGAGCAGCTCCATCATGTATGGCAGGGCAAGGATCCCGGAGCGCCTGCTGCGCTGCCCGTTGCGGCTGCGCGTGCTGCCGAGGCGCTCGGCAGGGCCCGTCTCGTCCTCGTATGGGAGGGACAGGGGGCCCGCGCCATCGCCGAGCGGGTGGCCAACCTGGCGTTGGCCGCGGAGCCTACGGCGCAGGTGGAGGTGCTCGAGACGGCAGAGCGTGTGTCCGCAGCCGCTGGTTCATTGACCGTCAGATTGTGCACAGGGCCGGAGGTGTCGCCGGCGGAGGGGATGCCCGTCGTCAGCGTGCACGCCGGAGCGGGCGCGGAAGGCAGGTTCGTCGCCGCGTTCGGTGCGCTTGGAGAGCGTCGGGAGGTCTGCGTGTCGCTTCCGGACGGTGCTCACAGCGACGAGCGGTCGGCACAATCGGTCGCGGTCCGCATCCTCGACGGCCTCTGTGCCGTGCTGTCTGCGAGGTCCGGGTCTGTGGTACGATGA